Proteins encoded within one genomic window of Thermoanaerobaculia bacterium:
- a CDS encoding indolepyruvate oxidoreductase subunit beta — protein MKYDIILAGVGGQGVLSVSAIIASSAMNEGLFVKQSEVHGMSQRGGAVLANLRLSDQPIASDLIPEGSAQMILSMEPMESLRYVKYLSESGTLIASSNPVTNISNYPDLESILSAIRELPHSVIVDSEKLAREAGSARASNMVIVGAASHHLPVRESTIEALIGEMFARKGEKVVDINLKAFRLGREHGQ, from the coding sequence ATGAAATATGACATTATCCTTGCAGGAGTTGGAGGACAGGGTGTCCTCTCCGTTTCGGCCATCATTGCATCAAGCGCCATGAATGAAGGTCTGTTTGTGAAACAGTCCGAGGTTCACGGCATGTCCCAGAGGGGAGGGGCTGTTCTGGCCAACCTTCGCCTTTCCGATCAACCCATCGCAAGCGATCTCATCCCGGAAGGAAGCGCTCAGATGATCCTCTCCATGGAACCCATGGAAAGCCTCCGTTACGTCAAATATCTTTCTGAAAGCGGAACGCTGATCGCCTCCTCCAATCCCGTTACCAATATTTCAAATTACCCGGATCTTGAATCGATCCTCTCTGCGATCAGAGAACTTCCCCATTCCGTGATTGTCGATTCGGAGAAACTGGCACGGGAGGCTGGATCGGCCCGGGCTTCCAACATGGTCATTGTCGGAGCCGCCTCCCACCATCTGCCCGTCAGGGAATCGACGATTGAGGCTCTTATTGGAGAGATGTTTGCCCGGAAGGGAGAGAAGGTGGTGGATATCAACCTCAAGGCATTCCGGCTGGGTCGAGAACACGGACAATGA